From Streptomyces sp. TLI_053, a single genomic window includes:
- a CDS encoding glycoside hydrolase family 18 chitinase — protein MLTRSVLPTKRLRAAAAGLTALALPLVAVVGLSTPAQAAAAATATFAKGSDWGSGFDGKWTVKNTGTTTLTSWTIEWDFPAGTSVASAWDATVTSTGNHWTAKDKGWNGTLAPGATVTFGFNGAGPGAPSGCKLNGASCDGTDLPGNQAPSAPGTPVGSDITDTSLKVSWTAATDDTGVKNYDVLRNGTKVATVTGLTYSDSNLTAGTSYTYTVVARDTADLTGPASAPGTVRTTGGDIVTGDQVKLGYFTNWGVYGRNYHVKNLVTSGSAAKITHINYAFGNVQNGKCTIGDAYADYERAYTADQSVDGVADTWDQPLRGSFNQLRELKRLYPHIKVIWSFGGWTWSGGFGQAVQNPAAFAKSCHDLVEDPRWADVFDGIDLDWEYPNACGLTCDTSGADSFKKMVQAMRTEFGRDLVTVAVSADASQGGNIDKADYAAGAPYLDWINVMTYDFFGAWAAKGPTAPHSPLTAYDGIPKAGFNSADAIAKYRSIGVPASKLLLGIGFYGRGWTGVTQSAPGGTATGAAAGTYETGIEDYKVLKNTCPATGTVAGTAYAHCGTNWWSYDTPATITAKMAWAKAQNLRGAFFWEFSGDTANGELVNAIHTGLK, from the coding sequence TTGCTGACTCGTTCCGTCCTGCCCACAAAGAGGTTGAGGGCCGCCGCAGCCGGCCTGACCGCGCTCGCCCTGCCGCTGGTCGCCGTCGTCGGCCTGTCCACCCCCGCCCAGGCCGCCGCCGCGGCCACCGCCACCTTCGCGAAGGGCTCCGACTGGGGCTCCGGGTTCGACGGCAAGTGGACGGTGAAGAACACCGGTACCACCACGCTCACGTCCTGGACGATCGAGTGGGACTTCCCCGCCGGCACGAGCGTCGCCTCCGCCTGGGACGCCACGGTCACCAGCACCGGCAACCACTGGACCGCCAAGGACAAGGGCTGGAACGGCACCCTCGCCCCCGGTGCCACCGTGACCTTCGGCTTCAACGGCGCGGGCCCCGGCGCGCCCAGCGGCTGCAAGCTCAACGGCGCCTCCTGCGACGGCACCGACCTGCCCGGCAACCAGGCGCCCTCCGCGCCCGGCACCCCGGTCGGCTCCGACATCACCGACACCTCGCTGAAGGTGTCGTGGACCGCCGCCACCGACGACACCGGCGTCAAGAACTACGACGTCCTGCGCAACGGCACCAAGGTCGCCACGGTGACCGGCCTCACCTACAGCGACAGCAACCTCACCGCGGGCACCAGCTACACCTACACCGTCGTCGCCCGCGACACCGCCGACCTGACCGGCCCCGCCAGTGCTCCCGGCACCGTGCGCACCACCGGCGGCGACATCGTCACCGGCGACCAGGTCAAGCTCGGGTACTTCACCAACTGGGGCGTCTACGGCCGCAACTACCACGTGAAGAACCTGGTCACCTCCGGCTCCGCCGCGAAGATCACCCACATCAACTACGCCTTCGGCAACGTCCAGAACGGCAAGTGCACCATCGGCGACGCCTACGCCGACTACGAGCGCGCCTACACCGCCGACCAGTCCGTCGACGGCGTCGCCGACACCTGGGACCAGCCGCTGCGCGGCAGCTTCAACCAGCTGCGCGAACTCAAGCGCCTCTACCCGCACATCAAGGTGATCTGGTCCTTCGGCGGCTGGACCTGGTCCGGCGGCTTCGGCCAGGCCGTGCAGAACCCGGCCGCGTTCGCCAAGTCCTGCCACGACCTGGTCGAGGACCCGCGCTGGGCCGACGTCTTCGACGGCATCGACCTCGACTGGGAGTACCCGAACGCCTGCGGCCTGACCTGCGACACCAGCGGCGCCGACTCGTTCAAGAAGATGGTCCAGGCGATGCGCACCGAGTTCGGCCGCGACCTGGTCACGGTGGCGGTCTCCGCCGACGCCTCGCAGGGCGGCAACATCGACAAGGCCGACTACGCGGCCGGTGCGCCGTACCTCGACTGGATCAACGTCATGACGTACGACTTCTTCGGCGCCTGGGCGGCGAAGGGCCCGACCGCCCCGCACTCCCCGCTCACCGCCTACGACGGCATCCCGAAGGCCGGCTTCAACTCGGCCGATGCCATCGCCAAGTACCGGTCGATCGGCGTGCCCGCCTCCAAGCTGCTGCTGGGCATCGGCTTCTACGGCCGCGGCTGGACCGGCGTGACCCAGTCCGCCCCGGGCGGCACGGCCACCGGCGCGGCGGCCGGCACCTACGAGACCGGCATCGAGGACTACAAGGTCCTCAAGAACACCTGCCCCGCCACCGGCACGGTCGCCGGCACCGCCTACGCCCACTGCGGTACCAACTGGTGGAGCTACGACACCCCGGCGACCATCACCGCCAAGATGGCCTGGGCCAAGGCGCAGAACCTGCGCGGCGCCTTCTTCTGGGAGTTCAGCGGTGACACCGCCAACGGCGAGCTGGTGAACGCGATCCACACCGGCCTCAAGTAG